The region CCATTTCTCTGTTCAACATTCTTCAGTGACTTCCCATCACCAACAGAACAAAACTCTTTAACATGACATAGCTGCTTTCTATGAACTGTCCATCATTCTCTTCTTGGTCAAGTCTTCCACCAttcacacatgtaccccaattttCAGTCATGCCGATTGGCTGAAAAGTAGCTTTATAGGCATAGCTGTTTCCTGGTGCCATGCTTTTGAAACAGCAGCTCCTAGATCATCTTTTCTTACAAAATTGAATTGAACTGCACTACACTATAGGTAGATCAAAACATATTGAAAGCTGAAGCAGAGTTGTGCAAATTGAGAATGTGAAGATCCTACCGTCTCAAAATATCTCTTAACTTTGTGGGAATGCTGAAATAATTTAACAAGAAGTCTGGTGCTGTTTGCCTGATAATGTAGGACCGGGTTGGACTGAAATATCTGTGGTGAAAGATGCCCATGTACTATGAGGGATCTGTGAGCATTTTTCACATTGTTATCGTAATTTTGCTGCTACGGTCTTTCTTGGTTGTATAGGTATGGAATTAAATCACCTTGGGGTAATTTGCTTATCTCTCACCAATCAGAACTCCTGGCTTCTATAaaaattctttcactttcatatgcttTCACTGAAATCACTAAACAGTCTAATCACCTTCTGTCTGTCACAGGAGAAGCCCATATTACTATGTAACAGGAAAACACATGAACTCACATAGAACAATTCTCTCCATTGAGCAAATAATCATTTAGTTAGCTGGCAGCTAGCAGAAATCATCTGAGGTCTAGGATACTGCCTATGTTTTGAGGAGTTGACAAACAGAGTTGACGAAGTATGGGCAACTTTGGACTTATAGTGTTCTATGGAAATCATGACCACAATAACAATAGCTGGAACTTATTAAAGGCTAACAATGtgtaaaagatttatatatatgtgcTCACTTAATCTTCAGAGAAGCCCTACAAGTAGAGACTACTATTATCCTCACTcgatatatgaataaaatatttcctagAATTAAGGTCTTGACCAAATTCACCCAGCTACCTAGGATTCAAATTCATGCCATCAGACTCCATACAGTCTGAAATACTACATTATGCTGTCCTTGATACACTAGGGGGCACGGGAGAGAAATTTAACCTACTAAATTAAaccactgatgcttttgaactatggtgctgaagaagactcttgagagtcccctggactgcaaggagatcaaatctaaaggaaataaaccctgaatattcattggaaggactgatgctgaagctgaagctccaatactttggccacctgatgtgaagagctgattcattagaaaagaccctgatgctggggaagattgagggcaggaggaaaaagggatgacagaggatgagatgattggatggcatcactgactcaatggacatggtttgagaaaactccagaagatggtgaagaacagggaagcctggcatactgcagtccacgggttcgcaaagagttgaacatgatcgagcaactgaacaacaacaaattaaaccAATTAATCAGCCCATCAATCAAATCAGCTTTTGCTATATCTGTGATTGAGGAATCACGTGAGAGAGCAGCctctaaataaaaaatgaagacgGTAGAGTAGAATGGTATCAGAGTGAGCATCTTGAACTCAATTGGCAAAATTGTACATCATCAGTAAACCTACATGTGTACCTCAAGcatctattttattctttctagatgctcagttgtgtcagactctgtgtgaccccaaggactgtagcctgctgggctcctctgtccatggaattctccaggcaagaatactggtggggttagccatttccttcttcagaggatcttcctgacctagggatcgaacctgagtcttcagCATTgtaggcgggctctttaccactgatccacttgGTAAAACTTTATGTCTCAAGTTGTCTTTTCTTGAAATCAGTAGACATAGAGCTAGTTTTAGTTACTACAGACTGAAACCTGGGGAAAAGTTGTCACATACCTTGACTGCTTTTCTGGAaagatttgttaattttttcataGGACTTTGGGTGTATTTCAAGGTGGTGACTGGAGCCAatgcaaaaaatatcttaatcCTTTTAGCCAGCTCTGGATTAGTGGAGAATGCTATGAaagctgaaaggaaagaaaatactaaTTCATGGATTTAGAACAATTCTTACTTAACTCACTTTAAGTGATAGTAAAAgcagatatattaaaaaagaacataaagacACTCAGAGTAAGCATAATCTGGGGgcaaggatttttaaatttccaaagatGAAACTGGCTAATTAAGAATAAAGTGAGTTTCCTGTTTCTGAAGGATGCAAATCTACTTACAGAGAATATTACAGAAAGGATTCAAATTCTTTCAAAGGttagattttatatatagtagagttTCTAATGGCATTATCACCATTAGAAAGGATTTGTAAGTTCAGCCATTTATAAATATGGATGATAATGCTCTCAAATGTCTGGTGTAAATGCTGTTAGCATTGTCAAGGTCTCCAGCTGAAAAGACAacagagaagagaatggagaGCCTTGTGGAACTGCCAATGTGGCCCATCCACATCTAGCCTACCCTAGCACCCACTGGGACCTAACTCAAAGTCACATTGATTGTGGCATGTGATCACTGAAATTTgtaattttctgctttctttttagttTCCCTTACTAGACTGTGAGCTCTTCAAGGGAAAGATGTATACCATATTTATCTTTGATTTCCTGTTATCTAACCCAGTGTCTGGCACGTGTTTGTTGAgtacacaaatgaagaaataaataattgactTTCTTACAGTCTTATCCATTAATCTCCAAATTTAGTCCTGAGGGGGCAGGAAAATCCCTTAGTCATCCTCACTTTATTTACTCTTCAGAAAGACAGCCAGACGTGATGTTTTTCCAACTCAAATTTCCCAAGCTAGAGACTGCACAGAGGGAAGAAATTCTGACCCCTTTCATGAGAATGAAGAAAATCTCCTGACACCCTCAGATCACATCTGCCCCAAACACACCAATGGTGGTGCCTTGGGAGTGGCCCACGTAGTAGAGTTGCTCTTGTCTGGTTTTCTCTATGATAAAATTGATTGTGGCTGGAAGGTCATATTTAGCCATCTCATCCAAACtgccaaaggaaaaaacaaagcaaaacaaaacggCATTAGAAAAAAATCCATCTCATTGTTAGGCTTGTAATACTTAAAAATACGTGTTGCAAATCTAGATGCTTAGCTTTTGTTAAATATAAGACTAGAATCAATATATGATGTCAGGCATCTTCTGAGGATCTCGTCTTGATCCAAGAGTAACTTTGtgttaagaaactgaaaaatctgACTTACAAATCCTACAGAGTTGTTGcagttgtttggtcgctaagtcatgtctttgtgaccccttggtctacagcatgtcaggcccctctgttctctactgtctcccagagtttgctcagatttctgtccattgagttagtgatgctatctaaccatctcatcctctgctgcccccttctccttttgcctttgatctttcccagcatcgggggctTTTTTACCCAATCTACAGAGGCTTTTCACTGAATTCTATAGCAGATTTACCAAACtcctttggaaagaaaaattaccTGGGATACTTattttacaaacagaaaaagTGAAGAGACTTGCAGACCTCAGCCCAGACAGACTGAATCAACATTTCAGGGAAGAGGCCTCAGGGGCTTTCTCTTCTGCGTGTGGTCAGGAGAACATTCATCCTGGGAATTGTGATGCTGTTTGCAATGGTGCCGTGACACAACTGGATTGGGATGTGGACTTAGGGATTGACAAACGGCTTCCAGGAATAAGGCGGGAGTGAGGTCAAGGAACAAGCAACATCAGTGACCTTCAAGGCATGGTTCTCAGCTTCTCTACAAATGCCAGGTTTGCTTCTGTGACTCAGCTGGCCTGACTTCTAAGGCAGACAGCACCCCCAGGGACTGCTGCTGGCAGGTTGGCTGCATGGAGAGATTTCAGCACCCTCAGTCTATGGAGGACAGAGTTCCTTCACTCCTCGGTGAATAAACACTGGAGTGTCATCTCTGCTCAAGTGCTTGGCTCATTTTGACTTAACACGAATGTCTGGTTCTCAGGATTTTCAACCAGAACATTGTCTCTGTTCCCATGTCTTGATCAGTGTCATTATTCCTCTTCATTATGCATACCATGTAAATTTCTGGACTGCGCATTGACAATGTGATAGTCCTGgaatttgcattttgattttttttctttcttatatactTTACATACACACAGGCCAAGTGGAGTGTTTAAAACAACTATCAGTGCAATAATAATGGCATTTCTTTCGAGCTTGTGAAGAAAACCTGGGTAGAAGAAGGTATGTTTATTTCCATCTTGTGGATTCCACAACGTGCAGTTGGACAAAAAGGGAAAATTCAAAAGGGTAGTTGCCGGGAGTCAGCACGGGAgtccccacccatgacaaggtcgtGTGGGCgagttctggtgggcaaggcaaGCCAGAACTCAaggggtgcccctctgggcctgcctgagcatctaccccaaaaccagagtctgcctgtTTTACTGCTTCAtaactttcaccaactcttctgacagtcacggggggctatccccgaccaccttttctttgaaggaaatcaacttacaGCTCTAGCTAATtagcctcctgggcataataggagtgtttcaatccaaacccctcagatggctctctaatttgcctgacaggtttacctggactcctacagctacacatacgattgtttacagtctcccaaccatgagaggcattggaagcttaagatattcaaatagtatagagcctctcggagagttagaaattgttagaactagtagaagatttcattgttgagccaatacTTGCtaccaagtttccacatcccctgtattgtatacttggaagtgtattaattaatatagttggtacatagaaaaaataagtagtggccttggtgctaacaactttagacccttaaggtaataaattctttccttgttgtaaacccactgcacctctgtcctatagaaatgcaactttatctaacaccttcggaggatggcgccaaactttaaaataattactcttagagaaaataagtcttatggttgacaaacctttatcagagtcataaaatgttaacaggccttctggccagaagatgatgtaaatcacctaaaccatttgtatatgataagtttgcggaaaagaaagcctggtctcaataaggatcaaagactgctgactttgcacgatttcacaccccctattatcctctatgcacaacttaaggtatataagctccctttgaaaataaagctatgagccttgctcaaagcttggtctccccgtgtcgttctttcttgtttctttttctctccttttcttttctgttcttccttcatgaCATTTAATTGGAGCGTGGGGGTCCTCTGGgaccacttacttgcctgggcttctaagacccactcgagaaggtgcctaaggtgggggcACCTTCAGtgattcgagagggcgcctgcggcctccatggtcagagcaaacctgatgtcacaggttatattgattttccacatAAACCAGTTATAATGAGCCTCTAATCTCTCTGCTTTGCTATTCTAATCACCAATGCCGTTCTCCAGAGGAAATCCCTagatccaaccggggctggaccccggtaggTAGTTATCTATATAAAAGAGCAAGGTACACACTTTAGTCATTAGTAGTGTTCTTCTTACCTGAAGGCCCAGTATTCTGGTGATTTGGGTGAAAATTTCAGGTGTTTTCTGGACCAAGTATTTCCCCGGCTATTCCCCAGCCACACATCATAACCAACATCTGCCAGAAGGAAAGCCAAGCTGTTGTTGGGCAGATTGCAAATCCAATTACTGGCAGATGCAACTAAGCCATGTTGCAAATACACAACAGGCTTTGGAGCTGCAAAACACAGACAATGAGAATTTTTTATCTGAACTTCCTTGGTGCCTACAAGAAAATTCTCTCTTCTGACTCCCTGTAATACAAAAGAAAGGTTAAGAAAGGAAATTTGACACCTCCAGGCAAGTCTAGGTTTTAGGATTTTGAACTACTTCTGAAGCTGGTTAAGTTATTTATCTTCTCCAtgtcttgtttttctctctgtaaaaCTGGGATTATGTCCAATGCATTGAATTGTTAAATAGCTATTGGAGTCAGAGTGCCCTGCTTCAAAAATTTCTTCTGCTATGTATCAACCTCTTTGTGCCTTAGTTAACTTATTTTGTAATGGGGGATAATAAAAAATGCTATCTTATGGTGTAgttataagaattaaattagaattaaaatacacataattttgTTCAGCCACAATAATTACCTGCTCTATAATTATTCACattaatgacattttatttctcaaaaagcaTCTGATTACAAAGCtagtatttttccaaataagaacaaagacaataaaaatgcCATTTGTTGACTATTTCACTGaatgccaggtactgtgctagtTAATTTGCATTGTCAGAGGTGAAGTGCAAGGTCTTAAGTGAAATGTGCACAAGGTAAAATTCTTCATTTGATATAAAAATTCTGCTCAAAATGTAGAATTGGAACAATCTgactaaagaaagagaaaagaagaaggaaatggggaaGTGGTGCTGAAAACATCGAGAAGAGCAAGAGAAGTGACTtggatatttctgtcttttataaatGGTTTATGATGCTGTGTTGGTACCACAAGGCTTTCCCACAGGTCCCCTTTGGGGCTCGACCAGCTTCCTGAGATTGAGTAGGCGAGACTGGAGTCTCAGAGAGCCTCAACTATCTGGAAGCAAGGACCAAAATCTATATCCATTAATCCGCCTTTTGAGaaaaagacagaaggaagagGTGTTACTAATTCTGCTAAAATACCACCAAAGTGCAGTCACAACCCATAGCTCATCTCTAATCTGAGCCTTCAGGCAGCTTCTCATTGTAGAGACAGCTTTCCTTCCATGCTTTTTGGCATCTACCTGGCAGAACTGACAAGGTAAAAGTTTGGGCAAGAAAAGTTCTCACGAGTATTTCCAAAGGTAATGGAGTTATTTTAGGGAATGGTCAGTTCTATAAAGTGAGCAACACTGTTCCATCTAGATTgcgtacattttttttttttaatcttctgacAAATAACCCTTCTAATATTGAAAAGTTTGTTTAAACAAAGCTCCAAAGAATAAAAGGCgctaagaaatgagaaaagaagcaaacaatTCTTGCCAAGTGGATCCTGTCTTCTCTCAGATACTAACCTGTATTGTAGGGAGCTAGGAATAGCTCTTTAATTACAATCAAGTATAGAACTAATAGGGTCAGGtttactgtaaaaaataaaatccaaatgacTTGTGTACAGAACTAATTACAAATGGAATAAAAGCAGTTAGAAAGCTATTGCAGTAGCTTAAAAGATAACTGATATTGTCAACGATAATGGTGTCTAAGCCTGGACTTGATTGAAACTGAGAGTTTTCAGATTAGAGAGACATTTAGAAGGCAAAATTGGTAGGTCTTGGTGACTGGCTGGATATAGAAAGTGAGGGGAGAAAGCATCAACATGACCCTAGAGTTCTGGTTTTTAAGCTGGAAAGTGAGTATTCCTAGAATAAgaccacattttcttttgtttccgtGTTTGTTGTGAAAGAGGGCAAAatgatggagaaaaggaaagactgaaTAGTGCATGCCGCAATGATTTAAAAACTCCagcattatataaatgaaatggaagagtggaggtgatggtgatgatTTTCCTCCACTAGAAGGAGGAACAGAAGAGAATAGGCTCTATTTTAGAATCACAGCTGTCCTGCTGCTATCAGCACATCCAGGAATCTCCCCTTAGGCATAATTCCTTTCATAATGAAATAAATCCTACCTGTTTTTGGACATCCTCTTCCATGAGGAATCCTGTAAGTTCCGAGGATATAACCATCTTCTGTGACAACGTCATATATTTCATAAGGATAGCCCCAGTAGGAAATAATCTGGCTCTAAAAAGGGGAAAGGAACATGTATACCTTCATGATATAATGCCTAGATTTTTACCCACATTGCAATATAATACTTTAAGTCACAATCTACTGTTATCTATGTTTTGGAACAGAATACAGCAGGAAAATCAGGATGATTTGAGGAGGGTTTTAAAAGGAAGATGTATGCCAAGGTGTTGGTAAGGTAAGGTGGTAATCATACATGGTAGTTTTCTTGGCATGGTATTATTAAGGCACTCAGGTTCACTCTGTAAatgttttttttgaaaaattatgtcaTTGATAGTTCCATTCTTAAAGTTCTAATACAAATGGGTATGGGTGGGGACATGATGGTACACAGTGTATACAAGAAATATGTTTTCCATTGGAATGAAGCATATCGTAAGCATTTGTGActggtctttttgtttgtttgtttttgttgtttgcatAGATCTATTTCATTCCACTTTGTTCTAGTCCCCTTCTGATATGAATTTCTGCCTGTTgagatatttttgtttataagcAGCCCAAACCAAATCTGGCTTACTAAACttaaaatgtacataaatgtAGTTCATAAATCAGAGAAACTGCTCTATAAAAAACCTCAGAAGAGCCCAAGGATTCTCTAAAAAGATCATCAACAGGAATTTGTGAACTTTCTCTTCAAGAAACCACAATGAAATGGTAGCTCAAGCCACCAGCAGAGGGAGCCTCACTGCCCCAAATTGAGTCAGGTTTTGCAGTTCTATGTTTAGTCAACGACGCCAAGGAACAAAGGTTGGAAACACAGATTTAGTcaacttagaatttttaaaaactagacagGCATACCAGTCATATCTAAAAATGACAGCAGGAAAGCCCCTAAAATGACAATAGCTTAATAATTGtcttatcttaaatatttttccttaatgaACGACTTACAATATTCATAGTAGCTTCAGGATTTGTGGTGCATCCTTTCTTGTGATAACCGAATACAGGTCCAAGAAGAAGCATCCAGCATGTTGCTGCTAAAAGCTGCCACATTTGGAATCTACCtgtaaaaggaaatattaatatatttgtcatCAAAGAGAATTCTAAAAGTGAAATTCTGTGTAAACTTTCTATAAGAATACTGTTGGAGGGAGTGGAAAGATCCTTCTAGGTGGTGT is a window of Bos mutus isolate GX-2022 chromosome 26, NWIPB_WYAK_1.1, whole genome shotgun sequence DNA encoding:
- the LIPK gene encoding lipase member K encodes the protein MWQLLAATCWMLLLGPVFGYHKKGCTTNPEATMNISQIISYWGYPYEIYDVVTEDGYILGTYRIPHGRGCPKTAPKPVVYLQHGLVASASNWICNLPNNSLAFLLADVGYDVWLGNSRGNTWSRKHLKFSPKSPEYWAFSLDEMAKYDLPATINFIIEKTRQEQLYYVGHSQGTTIAFIAFSTNPELAKRIKIFFALAPVTTLKYTQSPMKKLTNLSRKAVKVLFGDKMFSPHTFFEQFIATKVCNRKIFRRICSNFIFTLSGFDPKNLNMSRLDVYFAQSSAGTSVQTMLHWAQAVNSGRFQAFDWGNPDQNMKHFHQLTPPLYNVSNMEVPTAVWSGGQDYVADLKDVENLLPTIPKLIYYKSIPHYNHVDFYLGQDAPLEIYQDLIRMMEEWL